A stretch of Oncorhynchus mykiss isolate Arlee chromosome 14, USDA_OmykA_1.1, whole genome shotgun sequence DNA encodes these proteins:
- the LOC110488555 gene encoding histone-lysine N-methyltransferase 2D isoform X1 has product MTDLEASTVGEPPPPYMIFLLVFFFFITGLLGFLVCHLLKKKGYRCRTGEEEDEDEEECEQKLGPDKNAWGQATSPDNLSCITDDEEEDHQDTVEQILKCIIENEANMEAFKEMLGKQDICEHRDPTLLRKESLGGIPPHHHTVHSGAQLDHKSCTLCVQGRSKKARRRSRVPRTIKPRTPGERRESTVFAVGRFRVTHMDKKDQGSGDQLDQSEALDSEKGDEDDPQRKEGYNLRSMFKDVKTDSTNGVVPIVAKRKKSLVLFSPRRDSDPVGAKVPLSQPMVEEEPLFAAPVQTSSPVKILSSQPSLDSGAPDDTEMAPVKMYPTRVTFVVSPTESPVPVSPNASPRGVSPLTPPMQDSPTTTPVQVTPMTPEILPLTQGSYNNPSLSALNVSLTPTPVQASPTSNLLNVSPDLSSRNVSPSPTHLNVSPTPFPIQVSPGQSSRKVFPSSSPLNVSPAPTPLMVSPTTLPRSILKNTTTFVKVDETSPTTKGPEDKFESLATVRADKVSPTAVPVKVCPTVDPMKVSPTSTSVKISPTSGGPLEDKLEVGSVTIVKASPDSQMEFYVVRTAELMKEEEEEDPAVAQSPPEKGKDDEVEMEDIKDCRVSQEEGVSLEEKRSVHSQHKW; this is encoded by the exons ATGACGGACCTGGAGGCATCGACAGTGGGTGAACCCCCTCCTCCATACATGATCTTCCTCCtggttttcttcttcttcatcacgGGCCTCCTGGGTTTCCTGGTCTGCCACCTTCTGAAGAAGAAAGGCTACCGCTGCAGGACAGGGGAGGAAGAagatgaagatgaggaggagtGTGAGCAGAAACTGGGACCAGACAAGAATG CTTGGGGGCAAGCTACTTCGCCAGACAATCTTTCATGTATTACAGATGATGAAGAAGAGGACCATCAAGACACTGTTGAACAAATCCTGAAGTGCATCATTGAAAATGAAG CCAACATGGAAGCCTTCAAGGAGATGCTAGGAAAACAGGATATTTGTGAACACCGTGATCCTAC GTTACTGCGCAAAGAGAGCCTGGGGGGTATTCCACCTCATCACCACACCGTGCACTCTGGAGCCCAGCTTGACCACAAGTCCTGCACGCTCTGTGTGCAAGGGCGCTCCAAGAAGGCCCGACGCCGGAGCCGTGTACCTCGGACCATTAAGCCGAGAACgccgggagagaggagagagtccacTGTGTTCGCTGTGGGAAG GTTCCGAGTCACCCACATGGACAAAAAGGATCAGGGGTCTGGCGACCAGTTAGACCAATCGGAGGCTCTGGATAGTGAGAAGGGGGATGAGGACGACCCCCAGAGGAAGGAGGGGTACAACCTGCGGAGCATGTTCAAAGACGTCAAAACGGACAGCACCAAcggtgtggttcccatcgtggcCAAGCGGAAGAAGAGTCTGGTTCTGTTCTCCCCACGCAGAGATAGTGATCCAGTGGGGGCCAAAGTGCCACTGAGCCAGCCCATGGTAGAAGAGGAACCCCTCTTCGCTGCTCCAGTGCAGACCTCCAGCCCTGTGAAGATCCTGTCGTCCCAGCCCAGCCTGGACTCTGGTGCACCTGACGACACTGAGATGGCTCCTGTTAAAATGTACCCTACTAGGGTCACTTTTGTAGTGTCCCCCACAGAGAGTCCCGTACCAGTCTCTCCCAACGCGAGTCCAAGAGGCGTCTCCCCTCTAACACCCCCAATGCAAGattcccccaccaccaccccagtACAAGTCACCCCCATGACCCCTGAGATATTACCCCTTACCCAAGGCTCATATAATAACCCTAGTCTTAGCGCCTTAAATGTCTCTCTTACCCCTACCCCTGTACAAGCCTCTCCAACCTCTAACCTCTTGAATGTCTCACCTGACCTGTCCTCCAGAAATGTGTCCCCCTCCCCTActcatttaaatgtttctcctaCCCCTTTCCCCATACAAGTCTCCCCTGGCCAGTCGTCCAGAAAAGTGTTTCCTTCCTCTAGCCCGTTAAATGTCTCTCCTGCCCCTACCCCCTTAATGGTGTCCCCCACCACTCTACCCCGTAGCATTCTAAAGAATACTactacttttgtcaaggtggacgAAACCTCACCCACCACGAAAGGGCCAGAGGACAAGTTTGAGAGCCTTGCTACTGTCAGGGCCGACAAAGTTTCTCCCACTGCTGTTCCTGTGAAAGTCTGCCCCACTGTGGACCCCATGAAAGTCTCCCCCACCTCAACCTCCGTCAAGATCTCCCCCACCAGCGGAGGCCCTTTAGAGGACAAGCTGGAGGTGGGGAGTGTTACCATAGTCAAAGCCAGCCCGGACAGTCAGATGGAGTTCTATGTGGTGCGTACGGCTGAGTTaatgaaggaggaggaagaggaggaccctGCTGTGGCTCAGAGCCCCCCAGAGAAAGGGAAGGATGATGAGGTGGAGATGGAGGACATAAAGGACTGTCGGGTCAGCCAGGAGGAGGGTGTGTCTCTGGAGGAGAAGAGATCAGTGCACAGTCAGCACAagtggtga
- the LOC110488555 gene encoding histone-lysine N-methyltransferase 2D isoform X2 → MTDLEASTVGEPPPPYMIFLLVFFFFITGLLGFLVCHLLKKKGYRCRTGEEEDEDEEECEQKLGPDKNDDEEEDHQDTVEQILKCIIENEANMEAFKEMLGKQDICEHRDPTLLRKESLGGIPPHHHTVHSGAQLDHKSCTLCVQGRSKKARRRSRVPRTIKPRTPGERRESTVFAVGRFRVTHMDKKDQGSGDQLDQSEALDSEKGDEDDPQRKEGYNLRSMFKDVKTDSTNGVVPIVAKRKKSLVLFSPRRDSDPVGAKVPLSQPMVEEEPLFAAPVQTSSPVKILSSQPSLDSGAPDDTEMAPVKMYPTRVTFVVSPTESPVPVSPNASPRGVSPLTPPMQDSPTTTPVQVTPMTPEILPLTQGSYNNPSLSALNVSLTPTPVQASPTSNLLNVSPDLSSRNVSPSPTHLNVSPTPFPIQVSPGQSSRKVFPSSSPLNVSPAPTPLMVSPTTLPRSILKNTTTFVKVDETSPTTKGPEDKFESLATVRADKVSPTAVPVKVCPTVDPMKVSPTSTSVKISPTSGGPLEDKLEVGSVTIVKASPDSQMEFYVVRTAELMKEEEEEDPAVAQSPPEKGKDDEVEMEDIKDCRVSQEEGVSLEEKRSVHSQHKW, encoded by the exons ATGACGGACCTGGAGGCATCGACAGTGGGTGAACCCCCTCCTCCATACATGATCTTCCTCCtggttttcttcttcttcatcacgGGCCTCCTGGGTTTCCTGGTCTGCCACCTTCTGAAGAAGAAAGGCTACCGCTGCAGGACAGGGGAGGAAGAagatgaagatgaggaggagtGTGAGCAGAAACTGGGACCAGACAAGAATG ATGATGAAGAAGAGGACCATCAAGACACTGTTGAACAAATCCTGAAGTGCATCATTGAAAATGAAG CCAACATGGAAGCCTTCAAGGAGATGCTAGGAAAACAGGATATTTGTGAACACCGTGATCCTAC GTTACTGCGCAAAGAGAGCCTGGGGGGTATTCCACCTCATCACCACACCGTGCACTCTGGAGCCCAGCTTGACCACAAGTCCTGCACGCTCTGTGTGCAAGGGCGCTCCAAGAAGGCCCGACGCCGGAGCCGTGTACCTCGGACCATTAAGCCGAGAACgccgggagagaggagagagtccacTGTGTTCGCTGTGGGAAG GTTCCGAGTCACCCACATGGACAAAAAGGATCAGGGGTCTGGCGACCAGTTAGACCAATCGGAGGCTCTGGATAGTGAGAAGGGGGATGAGGACGACCCCCAGAGGAAGGAGGGGTACAACCTGCGGAGCATGTTCAAAGACGTCAAAACGGACAGCACCAAcggtgtggttcccatcgtggcCAAGCGGAAGAAGAGTCTGGTTCTGTTCTCCCCACGCAGAGATAGTGATCCAGTGGGGGCCAAAGTGCCACTGAGCCAGCCCATGGTAGAAGAGGAACCCCTCTTCGCTGCTCCAGTGCAGACCTCCAGCCCTGTGAAGATCCTGTCGTCCCAGCCCAGCCTGGACTCTGGTGCACCTGACGACACTGAGATGGCTCCTGTTAAAATGTACCCTACTAGGGTCACTTTTGTAGTGTCCCCCACAGAGAGTCCCGTACCAGTCTCTCCCAACGCGAGTCCAAGAGGCGTCTCCCCTCTAACACCCCCAATGCAAGattcccccaccaccaccccagtACAAGTCACCCCCATGACCCCTGAGATATTACCCCTTACCCAAGGCTCATATAATAACCCTAGTCTTAGCGCCTTAAATGTCTCTCTTACCCCTACCCCTGTACAAGCCTCTCCAACCTCTAACCTCTTGAATGTCTCACCTGACCTGTCCTCCAGAAATGTGTCCCCCTCCCCTActcatttaaatgtttctcctaCCCCTTTCCCCATACAAGTCTCCCCTGGCCAGTCGTCCAGAAAAGTGTTTCCTTCCTCTAGCCCGTTAAATGTCTCTCCTGCCCCTACCCCCTTAATGGTGTCCCCCACCACTCTACCCCGTAGCATTCTAAAGAATACTactacttttgtcaaggtggacgAAACCTCACCCACCACGAAAGGGCCAGAGGACAAGTTTGAGAGCCTTGCTACTGTCAGGGCCGACAAAGTTTCTCCCACTGCTGTTCCTGTGAAAGTCTGCCCCACTGTGGACCCCATGAAAGTCTCCCCCACCTCAACCTCCGTCAAGATCTCCCCCACCAGCGGAGGCCCTTTAGAGGACAAGCTGGAGGTGGGGAGTGTTACCATAGTCAAAGCCAGCCCGGACAGTCAGATGGAGTTCTATGTGGTGCGTACGGCTGAGTTaatgaaggaggaggaagaggaggaccctGCTGTGGCTCAGAGCCCCCCAGAGAAAGGGAAGGATGATGAGGTGGAGATGGAGGACATAAAGGACTGTCGGGTCAGCCAGGAGGAGGGTGTGTCTCTGGAGGAGAAGAGATCAGTGCACAGTCAGCACAagtggtga